The proteins below come from a single Argentina anserina chromosome 1, drPotAnse1.1, whole genome shotgun sequence genomic window:
- the LOC126791333 gene encoding uncharacterized protein LOC126791333 yields MMMMIIRSAIGRRLSSSSSSHAWLTTTTPIHTSSNCVDQTLHGFQKSRSRSSSSTTSSPVGLPSYMRAAVFWEPNKPLTIEEFHIPRPKSGEILIKTKACGVCHSDLHVIKGELPFASPCVVGHEITGEVVEHGPATDNKTTERLQIGSHVVGAFIMPCGSCSYCSKGHDDLCEDFFAYNRAKGTLYDGETRLFLRSSGKPVYMYSMGGLAEYCVVPANALTTLPKSLPFTESAILGCAVFTAYGAMAHAAEVRPGDSVAIIGTGGVGSSCLQIARAFGASDIIAVDIQDDKLQKAKIFGATHVINAAKEDAVDKILEITGGKGVDVAVEALGKQQTFLQCTKSVKDGGKAVFIGLTAAGAIGEVDINRLVRRKIKIIGSYGGRARQDLPKIVRLAESGVFDLSTAVSRKYKFEESDIAFQDLNRGRIVGRAVVEIM; encoded by the exons atgatgatgatgatcatccGCAGTGCCATCGGCAGAAGActttcctcctcttcttcctctcatGCTTGGTTGACCACCACCACCCCCATTCATACTTCTTCAAACTGTGTTGATCAAACCCTCCATGGGTTTCAGAAGAGCAGGAGCAGGAGCAGCAGCAGCACCACCTCATCGCCTGTTGGTCTTCCTTCTTACATGAGAGCAGCTGTCTTCTGGGAACCCAACAAGCCTCTCACCATTGAAGAGTTCCACATCCCTCGCCCCAAGTCTGGTGAAATTCTGATCAAAACCAAAG CCTGTGGAGTCTGCCATTCTGATCTCCATGTTATAAAGGGTGAGCTTCCGTTTGCTAGCCCCTGTGTTGTGGGGCATGAGATCACTGGTGAGGTTGTTGAACATGGACCGGCTACGGACAATAAGACCACAGAAAG ATTACAAATTGGATCTCATGTTGTTGGAGCTTTTATCATGCCTTGTGGTAGCTGTTCCTATTGTTCAAAG GGCCACGACGATTTATGCGAGGACTTCTTTGCCTACAACCGTGCCAAAGGAACCCTTTATGATGGTGAAACTCGGTTATTCCTCCGTAGCAGTG GAAAACCTGTATACATGTATAGTATGGGAGGCCTTGCTGAGTATTGTGTTGTACCAGCAAATGCATTGACCACTTTACCTAAGTCATTGCCATTTACAGAGTCTGCCATTTTAGGATGTGCAGTATTCACTGCTTATGGTGCTATGGCACATGCGGCTGAGGTTCGTCCTGGGGATTCAGTTGCTATTATTGGAACTGGGGGCGTTGGATCCAG CTGTCTGCAGATAGCCAGAGCATTTGGTGCCTCTGATATTATTGCCGTCGATATTCAGGACGACAAACTGCAGAAGGCCAAGATATTTGGTGCTACTCATGTTATAAATGCGGCTAAAGAAGATGCTGTTGATAAAATATTG GAAATAACTGGTGGGAAAGGTGTGGACGTTGCTGTGGAAGCCCTTGGAAAACAACAGACCTTTTTGCAATGCACCAAGAGTGTGAAAGATGGAGGAAAAGCTGTCTTCATCGGGCTTACAGCAGCCGGTGCAATTGGGGAAGTAGATATTAATCGTCTTGTTCGTAGAAAG ATAAAAATCATTGGATCATACGGAGGAAGGGCAAGGCAGGATCTTCCAAAGATAGTTAGACTAGCAGAAAGTGGTGTATTTGATCTGTCTACTGCTGTTTCAAGAAAATACAAATTTGAGGAGTCTGACATTGCGTTCCAGGATCTCAACCGGGGAAGAATTGTTGGTCGGGCTGTCGTTGAGATAATGTAG